The Saccharomonospora glauca K62 genome has a segment encoding these proteins:
- a CDS encoding SH3 domain-containing protein codes for MKRVFIIVGVVLGLAIIYTTGSEQRRSDAESGGAPGGQESCTVVVTADVLNVRSGPSTDHEIVDRLRQDDEIEATTDTRDGFRRIGDEKWASDDYLEPVDGADCD; via the coding sequence GTGAAACGCGTATTCATCATCGTGGGCGTCGTCCTGGGCCTGGCGATCATCTACACGACCGGTTCGGAACAGCGCAGATCGGACGCCGAGAGTGGCGGTGCGCCGGGCGGGCAGGAGAGCTGCACGGTCGTCGTCACCGCCGACGTCCTCAACGTGCGCTCGGGCCCGAGCACCGACCACGAGATCGTCGACCGGCTGCGTCAGGACGACGAGATCGAGGCCACCACCGACACCCGCGACGGCTTCCGCAGGATCGGCGACGAGAAGTGGGCCTCCGACGACTACCTGGAGCCGGTGGACGGCGCCGACTGCGACTGA
- a CDS encoding exodeoxyribonuclease III encodes MLTVSTVNVNGLRAAAKKGFTEWFAATSADVVACQEVRAEPSVLPAELRDPEGWHTVHAPCATKGRNGVSLYSRVEPDSVRVGFGEAEFEDSGRYVEMWLPGVVVASLYLPSGEVGTPRQEEKERFMAAFLPYLVALRDKAASDDREVLVCGDWNIAHAEIDLKNWKANRKNAGFLPEERAWLSRVFDEAGYVDVQRHLDPEGPGPYTWWSYRGKAFDNDAGWRIDYHVATPGLAQRCTSLVVERADSYEARWSDHAPVTATYEV; translated from the coding sequence GTGCTCACCGTCTCCACAGTCAACGTCAACGGCCTGAGGGCCGCGGCCAAGAAGGGGTTCACGGAGTGGTTCGCCGCCACCTCCGCCGACGTCGTCGCGTGCCAGGAGGTGCGGGCCGAGCCGAGCGTGTTGCCGGCCGAACTCCGGGACCCCGAGGGTTGGCACACCGTCCACGCGCCGTGTGCGACGAAGGGGCGCAACGGGGTCTCCCTCTACAGCCGGGTCGAGCCCGACAGCGTGCGCGTCGGCTTTGGGGAGGCTGAGTTCGAGGACAGCGGTCGTTACGTCGAGATGTGGCTGCCGGGCGTGGTCGTCGCGAGTCTGTACCTGCCCAGCGGTGAGGTCGGCACTCCGAGGCAGGAGGAGAAGGAGCGGTTCATGGCCGCGTTCCTGCCGTATCTGGTGGCGCTGCGCGACAAGGCCGCCTCGGACGACCGGGAAGTGCTGGTGTGCGGCGACTGGAACATTGCCCACGCCGAGATCGACCTGAAGAACTGGAAGGCCAACCGCAAGAACGCGGGCTTCCTTCCCGAGGAACGGGCCTGGTTGAGCCGGGTGTTCGACGAGGCGGGCTACGTGGACGTGCAGCGCCACCTCGACCCCGAGGGTCCCGGCCCGTACACGTGGTGGTCGTACCGAGGCAAGGCGTTCGACAACGACGCCGGCTGGCGGATCGACTACCACGTCGCGACGCCGGGCCTGGCGCAGCGGTGCACGTCGCTGGTGGTGGAGCGCGCGGACAGCTACGAGGCTCGGTGGTCCGACCACGCGCCGGTGACGGCGACGTACGAGGTGTGA
- a CDS encoding (2Fe-2S)-binding protein, whose protein sequence is MEITVTVNGQPYTRTVEPRLLLVHFLRDELGLTGTHWGCDTSNCGACVVLMDGVPVKSCTVLAVMADRHEIRTVEGLETSDGLDPVQQGFRAEHGLQCGFCTPGMMMTARWLLDRNPTPSDEEIREALSGQLCRCTGYENIVRSVRWAAEHETAAHAVPDAIPDQRAGTSAPRTRSDSEVQA, encoded by the coding sequence ATGGAGATCACCGTCACCGTCAACGGCCAGCCCTACACGCGCACCGTGGAGCCTCGGCTGCTGCTCGTGCACTTCCTGCGCGACGAGCTCGGACTCACCGGTACGCACTGGGGCTGCGACACGTCGAACTGCGGCGCGTGCGTGGTGCTCATGGACGGCGTGCCCGTGAAGTCGTGCACCGTGCTCGCGGTGATGGCCGACCGGCACGAGATCCGTACCGTCGAGGGGTTGGAGACCTCCGACGGGCTCGACCCGGTGCAGCAGGGGTTCCGCGCCGAACACGGACTCCAGTGCGGGTTCTGCACGCCCGGCATGATGATGACCGCCCGCTGGCTGCTCGACCGCAACCCGACGCCGTCGGATGAGGAGATCCGCGAGGCGTTGTCGGGCCAGCTGTGCCGCTGCACCGGCTACGAGAACATCGTGCGTTCCGTGCGATGGGCCGCCGAACACGAGACCGCCGCCCACGCCGTCCCCGACGCGATCCCCGATCAGCGGGCCGGCACGTCCGCCCCGCGAACCCGGTCGGACTCGGAGGTGCAGGCATGA
- a CDS encoding FAD binding domain-containing protein, protein MQVPAQFQYEKATSVEHALELLAAYGDDSMVVAGGHSLIPMMKLRLAQPETLIDINDVHELARIGVDRDSVTIGALVRHAELLDSPVIGEHFPILHDAERVIADPAVRNRGTVGGSLCQADPSEDLAAVFVALDAVALIRGLDGDRAVPVRQFFTGPYSTVLDDGELLVGVRVPIHSSASAYAKVERRSGDWAVASAGAALRLDDGHVARAGIGLTAVGAPSFGAPEAEAYLVGGPATEERFVEAGTIAAEHCSPIADQRGPVDYKRHLAATLTTRVLRTAAARWRGHGNHEES, encoded by the coding sequence ATGCAGGTGCCCGCGCAGTTCCAGTACGAGAAGGCCACGAGCGTCGAGCACGCGCTCGAACTCCTCGCCGCCTACGGCGACGACAGCATGGTGGTGGCCGGGGGGCACTCGCTCATCCCCATGATGAAACTGCGGCTCGCCCAGCCGGAGACGTTGATCGACATCAACGACGTCCACGAACTGGCCCGCATCGGTGTCGACCGCGACTCGGTGACGATCGGGGCGCTCGTCCGCCACGCGGAACTGCTCGACTCGCCCGTGATCGGCGAGCACTTCCCAATCCTGCACGACGCTGAGCGGGTCATCGCCGACCCTGCCGTCCGTAACCGCGGCACGGTGGGCGGTTCGCTGTGCCAGGCCGATCCGTCGGAGGATCTCGCCGCCGTGTTCGTGGCCCTCGACGCGGTCGCGTTGATCCGCGGGCTGGACGGTGATCGTGCCGTGCCGGTGCGGCAGTTCTTCACGGGCCCCTACTCCACCGTGCTCGACGACGGCGAGTTGCTGGTGGGCGTTCGCGTGCCGATCCACTCGTCCGCGTCGGCGTACGCGAAGGTGGAGCGTCGCTCGGGTGACTGGGCCGTGGCGTCGGCGGGAGCGGCGTTGCGGCTCGATGATGGGCACGTCGCCCGGGCGGGCATCGGGCTGACCGCCGTCGGTGCGCCCTCGTTCGGCGCCCCGGAGGCGGAGGCGTACCTCGTCGGCGGGCCCGCCACCGAGGAGCGTTTCGTCGAGGCGGGCACCATCGCCGCCGAACACTGCTCCCCGATCGCTGACCAGCGCGGCCCCGTCGACTACAAGCGCCATCTCGCCGCCACGCTCACCACGCGCGTGCTCCGCACCGCCGCCGCCCGGTGGCGCGGCCACGGCAACCACGAGGAGTCGTGA
- a CDS encoding LysR family transcriptional regulator: MTLGQLSAFVLVARLGSVTGAARALGVSEPAVSQALAALRQHHGDRLLVRSAQGMTLTPAGRRLLPIASRMVELGVDADTAVRRAGGAPEPLRVAVTSTVAEFVAGPLLEAFSARCGDTVEVSSGLATTEQMGVLVSHRLADAALGPALEDAELDSVPVFRCALVAVGPPDPRPPGEPASWRWTVGPSGADPDSDVTRLLRRLRVPDERIQVYPNETSAWSAAAGGAGVSVAVEHLVAPLLRRRELAVLPTSVTPLPVCWHVTTPARQRCSAAAASLRYFLGTPAAMQLMRSPDSGVPPSRFRPPVHVTIWS, encoded by the coding sequence ATGACACTCGGTCAGCTCAGCGCCTTCGTCCTCGTGGCACGGCTGGGGTCGGTGACCGGCGCCGCGCGGGCGCTCGGGGTCAGCGAACCCGCGGTGTCGCAGGCTCTGGCTGCCTTGCGCCAGCATCACGGCGACCGGCTCCTGGTGCGGTCGGCCCAGGGCATGACGCTCACCCCCGCCGGACGTCGGCTGTTGCCGATCGCGTCGCGCATGGTGGAGCTGGGCGTCGACGCCGACACGGCCGTACGACGGGCCGGCGGCGCGCCGGAACCGCTGCGGGTGGCGGTGACGAGCACCGTCGCCGAGTTCGTCGCCGGCCCGCTGCTGGAGGCGTTCAGCGCTCGCTGCGGCGACACGGTCGAGGTGTCGTCGGGCCTGGCCACCACCGAACAGATGGGGGTGCTGGTGAGTCACCGGCTCGCCGACGCCGCGTTGGGGCCCGCGCTGGAGGACGCGGAGTTGGACAGCGTCCCCGTGTTCCGCTGCGCGCTCGTGGCGGTCGGTCCCCCGGACCCTCGGCCGCCGGGCGAGCCCGCGAGCTGGCGATGGACGGTCGGCCCCTCGGGCGCGGACCCCGACAGCGACGTGACCCGGCTGCTGCGGCGCCTGCGGGTGCCGGACGAGCGCATCCAGGTGTATCCCAACGAGACCAGCGCGTGGTCGGCCGCCGCGGGCGGCGCCGGGGTGTCGGTGGCCGTGGAACACCTCGTGGCTCCCCTGCTGAGACGGCGCGAACTCGCGGTGCTGCCCACCTCGGTCACTCCGTTGCCGGTGTGCTGGCACGTCACCACCCCGGCCCGGCAGCGCTGTTCGGCCGCCGCCGCGTCATTGCGCTACTTCCTCGGCACTCCGGCTGCCATGCAGCTCATGCGCTCGCCCGACAGCGGGGTGCCGCCGTCCCGGTTCCGCCCGCCCGTCCACGTGACGATCTGGTCGTGA
- a CDS encoding XdhC family protein: protein MSGSWERALFAHAEELRDRRAPFVLATVVRARRPTSARPGDCALVLADGTVEGFVGGVCTESTVRLQGLRVLASGRPTMLRITPDAARVEQAEEEGLITVANPCLSGGAVDLFLEPQLPPPLVAVFGDSPIARALREVGETLGYDVRPCSADPEFPADTEAVVVASHGRDEQRVLTAALRAGVGYVGLVASPRRGRAVLADLGEPGIERVHTPAGLDIGARTPHEIALSVYAEVLAVRSERAAPPKAEGAAGEAGEVTEAIDPVCGMTVAVSPTTPQSGYEGRRYYFCCDGCAGAFDADPRRYIHGDVSHAP from the coding sequence ATGAGTGGCTCGTGGGAGCGTGCCCTGTTCGCGCACGCGGAGGAGCTGCGGGATCGGCGTGCGCCGTTCGTGCTGGCCACGGTCGTGCGGGCGCGCCGCCCCACCAGCGCGAGGCCGGGCGACTGCGCCCTCGTGCTGGCCGACGGCACCGTGGAGGGGTTCGTCGGTGGGGTGTGCACGGAGTCCACCGTGCGGCTCCAGGGACTCCGCGTGTTGGCCTCCGGGCGGCCCACCATGCTGCGGATCACCCCCGACGCCGCGCGGGTCGAGCAGGCCGAGGAGGAGGGGCTGATCACCGTGGCGAATCCGTGCCTGTCCGGTGGTGCGGTCGACCTCTTCCTGGAACCGCAGCTGCCACCCCCACTCGTGGCGGTGTTCGGGGACTCGCCCATCGCGAGGGCCCTGCGAGAGGTGGGGGAGACACTCGGCTACGACGTGCGGCCGTGCTCGGCGGACCCCGAGTTCCCCGCCGACACGGAGGCCGTCGTGGTCGCTTCCCACGGGAGGGACGAGCAGCGGGTCCTCACTGCCGCGTTGCGGGCCGGGGTCGGCTACGTCGGCCTCGTGGCGAGTCCCCGGCGAGGGCGTGCCGTGCTCGCCGACCTCGGCGAACCCGGCATCGAGCGAGTGCACACCCCCGCCGGGCTCGACATCGGCGCGCGCACGCCGCACGAGATCGCGCTGTCGGTGTACGCGGAGGTGCTCGCGGTTCGCTCCGAGCGGGCCGCGCCCCCGAAGGCCGAAGGCGCAGCGGGGGAAGCGGGCGAGGTCACCGAGGCCATCGACCCCGTGTGCGGCATGACGGTGGCGGTCAGCCCCACCACGCCCCAGTCGGGGTACGAGGGACGCCGGTACTACTTCTGCTGCGACGGTTGTGCGGGCGCCTTCGACGCGGACCCCCGGCGCTACATCCACGGAGATGTCTCTCACGCTCCGTGA
- a CDS encoding aerobic carbon-monoxide dehydrogenase large subunit, with the protein MTTTDIPSQRSTPVGHGSMPRKEDERFLRGHGRYVDDITLPGMLYGAVLRSPHAHARIVSLDTSAAQAHPKVRAVITGRTLEGLNLAWMPTLSHDVQAVLATDKVRFQGQEVAFVVAEDRYAARDALELIDVEYEPLTPVVDATRALDDDAPVIRDDVEGRTDNRVFDWETGDAAATDAVFASADVVATQDMLYPRVHPAPMETCGAVADMDPVTGKLTVWTTTQAPHAHRTLYALVAGLPEHKIRVISPDIGGGFGNKVGIYPGYVCAVVSSIVTGKPVKWVEDRSENLMSTSFARDYHMHGEIAATRDGTILGLRVKVLADHGAFNGTAQPSKFPAGFFGVFTGSYDLRAAHCRVTGVYTNKAPGGVAYACSFRITEAVYLVERMVDVLARELDMDPAELRMRNLLRPEQFPYRSSTGWEYDSGDYPRALRTALEMAHYDELREEQRQRRERGELMGIGVSFFTEAVGAGPRKHMDIMGLGMADGAELRVHPTGKAVLRLSVQTQGQGHETTFAQIVAEELGIPPEDIDVVHGDTDQTPYGLGTYGSRSTPVSGAAAAVVARKVRERARLVASAMLEVDPDDLEWEKGRFFVTGDPTSGKTIAEIAMAAHSDLELPEGVEGHLDAETVYNPPNLTYPFGAYVCVVDVDPDTAQVKVRDFVAVDDCGVRINPMIVEGQIHGGLADGIGMALMQVMAFDSDGNHLGGSFMDYLLPTTMECPSWRLGQTVTPSPHHPIGAKGVGESATVGSPAAVINAVVDALKPYGVRHVDMPATPAVVWRAMQGRPLRTDLAIT; encoded by the coding sequence ATGACCACTACGGACATCCCGTCGCAGCGGTCGACCCCCGTCGGACACGGCAGTATGCCGCGGAAGGAGGACGAACGGTTCCTGCGCGGCCACGGGCGCTACGTGGACGACATCACCCTCCCCGGAATGCTGTACGGCGCGGTGCTGCGCAGCCCTCACGCCCACGCCCGCATCGTCTCCCTCGACACCAGTGCGGCCCAGGCCCACCCGAAGGTGCGCGCCGTCATCACCGGCCGAACCCTGGAGGGCCTGAACCTAGCGTGGATGCCCACGCTGTCCCACGACGTCCAGGCCGTCCTCGCCACGGACAAGGTGCGGTTCCAAGGCCAGGAGGTCGCGTTCGTGGTGGCCGAGGACCGCTACGCGGCGCGCGACGCGCTGGAGCTCATCGACGTCGAGTACGAGCCGTTGACCCCCGTCGTCGACGCCACCCGCGCGCTCGACGACGACGCCCCCGTGATCCGCGACGACGTCGAGGGCCGCACCGACAACCGCGTCTTCGACTGGGAGACCGGTGACGCCGCCGCCACCGACGCCGTGTTCGCGAGCGCGGACGTCGTGGCCACGCAGGACATGCTGTACCCACGCGTGCATCCCGCGCCGATGGAGACGTGCGGTGCCGTGGCGGACATGGACCCGGTCACCGGCAAGCTCACCGTGTGGACCACGACGCAGGCCCCGCACGCGCACCGCACCCTGTACGCGCTGGTGGCGGGCCTGCCGGAACACAAGATCCGCGTGATCTCCCCCGACATCGGCGGCGGCTTCGGCAACAAGGTCGGCATCTACCCCGGTTACGTGTGCGCGGTGGTGAGTTCGATCGTCACCGGCAAGCCCGTCAAGTGGGTGGAGGACCGCTCCGAGAACCTCATGAGCACCTCGTTCGCCCGCGACTACCACATGCACGGCGAGATCGCGGCCACCCGCGACGGCACGATCCTCGGCCTACGCGTGAAGGTGCTGGCCGACCACGGCGCGTTCAACGGCACCGCCCAGCCGAGCAAGTTCCCCGCCGGGTTCTTCGGCGTGTTCACCGGGTCCTACGACCTTCGGGCCGCGCACTGCCGGGTCACCGGCGTCTACACCAACAAGGCTCCGGGCGGGGTCGCCTACGCCTGTTCGTTCCGCATCACCGAGGCCGTCTATCTCGTGGAGCGCATGGTGGACGTGCTCGCCCGCGAGCTTGACATGGACCCGGCCGAGCTGCGGATGCGGAACCTGCTGCGGCCGGAGCAGTTCCCGTACCGCAGCAGCACCGGGTGGGAGTACGACTCCGGCGACTACCCGCGCGCGTTGCGCACGGCACTGGAGATGGCCCACTACGACGAGCTTCGCGAGGAGCAACGGCAGCGTCGGGAACGCGGTGAGCTCATGGGGATCGGTGTCAGCTTCTTCACCGAGGCCGTGGGCGCGGGGCCGCGCAAGCACATGGACATCATGGGGCTCGGCATGGCCGACGGCGCCGAGCTGCGGGTGCACCCCACGGGCAAGGCGGTGCTGCGGTTGTCGGTGCAGACCCAGGGGCAGGGGCACGAGACGACCTTCGCGCAGATCGTGGCCGAGGAGTTGGGAATCCCGCCCGAGGACATCGACGTGGTGCACGGCGACACCGACCAGACCCCGTACGGACTGGGCACCTACGGTTCGCGGTCGACGCCGGTGTCGGGCGCGGCGGCGGCCGTCGTGGCGCGCAAGGTGCGCGAGCGGGCTCGGCTGGTGGCCTCGGCGATGCTGGAGGTCGACCCGGACGACCTGGAGTGGGAGAAGGGCCGGTTCTTCGTCACCGGCGATCCCACCTCCGGAAAGACCATCGCCGAGATCGCGATGGCCGCGCACTCCGACCTCGAACTGCCGGAGGGCGTGGAAGGGCACCTCGACGCCGAGACCGTCTACAACCCACCCAACCTGACGTATCCGTTCGGCGCGTACGTGTGCGTGGTGGACGTCGACCCCGACACCGCCCAGGTGAAGGTCCGCGACTTCGTGGCCGTGGACGACTGCGGCGTCCGTATCAACCCGATGATCGTCGAGGGGCAGATCCACGGTGGACTCGCCGACGGGATCGGCATGGCGCTCATGCAGGTGATGGCGTTCGACTCCGACGGCAACCACCTCGGTGGCTCCTTCATGGACTACCTCCTGCCGACCACGATGGAGTGCCCGTCGTGGCGACTCGGCCAGACGGTGACGCCCTCGCCGCACCACCCGATCGGTGCCAAAGGGGTCGGGGAGTCGGCCACGGTCGGCTCGCCCGCCGCCGTGATCAACGCCGTCGTGGACGCCCTGAAGCCGTACGGCGTGCGTCACGTGGACATGCCGGCCACTCCCGCCGTGGTGTGGCGGGCCATGCAGGGCCGACCCCTGCGCACGGACCTGGCGATCACATGA